In Schizosaccharomyces osmophilus chromosome 1, complete sequence, the genomic window GGCTTCAAGGCATTGGAGTCTTTTCTACCATCCCCTAAAACAAGAGGTGCCTCATGAATAAGTATAACCAAGACATCtttctgaaaaaaatcattcgAGCATAATGCCTGGTTGGCAAATGTTTCAGAAAGGGAATCGCGCAAAATCGGCAGATTGGTTATTTTCCAATCTTCAAATAGTTTTTTTGCCTGATATGATCGTATAATATCGTGAAGTCTACTAACATGAGCATTGTCCGGATTAGCCGGTATATATTTTGGTCGCATGCATCTCCAAAATTGCGACTGAATTTCTGTAACCTTATCAACTGTTTGAACTGCATGTTGTGACGCATACACCGTATGCAATCGACTGGGGGGTATTCCAATCAAACTTTGCGCTACAGCTAAAGCAGAAACACTTATAGCATCCAAACTATACCCTCCTTctaaagaagcaaaaacttTCCCATCTGCCAAACCCATCAGCATTTGAGTCATATGAGCATAAGCTGGCGGTGTCACTAAACACTGACCAATGTGATCACCAGCGGCTGCATCAAACCCAGAGCTAATAATCACCAAATCTGGATTAAACTCATAAGCAATGGGCATAACAACGCGCTGGAAGGCAAAGACATAATCACCATCACCCATGCCCGAGCATGGCCATGGAATATTGACACTACGGCCTAGGCCGGCACCTTCACCACAGTTTTCTGCACAGCCATATACCGTGCCAGGATAGAAACGTCCTTGTTCATAACGATGAATAGAGATATACAATACATTTGGATCATCATAAAACGCCATCTGAGTACCATTACCATGATGCACATCCCAATCGATAAtcaaaattcttttaactTTGTCGGGAAATCGCTGAAGCATGCTTCTAGCAGCCACAGAGACATTGTTAAATAAGCAAAAGCCACCAGGTTTATGAGGCTCCGCATGATGGCCAGGAGGACGAACCACGGCAAATGcgttttttacttttcctgTGACAACGGCAGCACAAGTTTCAATAGCACTTCCACAGGCCAATCGTGCACAAAATGCACTCTCGTTATTAAAGTACAAGGAGTCactaattttttcaagattGGCGAGATCCTCTCTAGACATTAATTCAGTTTTAGTGATTTTTTCATACATTTCGGGAGTATGTACTCTTAATAACTCTTCCAATGTAGCCTCCCGTGATGGAAGGCGAAGAAAAGCATCAGCAGGACTAGGGGTATTTGAAACGTATCCAGCCTTTCGAATTGCTTCAAAGACACGAAGCACACGCCTGGGATCTTCTGGGTGATCGTCTACTTCATTCAAAGTCGCATGAAATCGCATTCGTGGATCATAGCAAAGGCCGGATTTCTTAATTGCTTCCAAAGATGCTGCATCTTCAGAAGAAATGAGAGTTTCCTGATTCGAAAcatcgttttcttttttcaataatacTGACCAAGGTGTTACCGTAGTAGGTCCGTCGTCAGCaagttttttttccataacCATCCTAATTTGTGGTAAGCATTCAAAATAAGAGGAATTTAAGAACAAATAATATTATAAACGatagaaaaattgaaatatcTACAAAATTATCAGAGTTCCACGCCGTTTTTCTACGTATTATGCGTGTACCTCAAGTCCGGTAGTACCAATTGGTACAGCAAAGTATTCAAGTTTACTGTATggagaaaaggaaattcaTAGCAACTAAAGCATAAATGGCTTTTAGTACAATTTATTAATTTGGTAGATTATATTTATAGAATTTCAAATTTATAGGGCCTTCTTTTCCGAGCCCATAAAACATGCAAACAAGTACGTatggaaacaaaagctCCAAATATCATCTTGAGAAAGTAGACAGATTtttaagaataaaaaataacattgtattaaaataaaaaagcaacacAGGAGAATGGGACTCATAAGTTAATGATCATCGATAATCAAAATGCTAGTCAAGGGCAACAAATAGCTTCTTCGTAAGTGTTTTTTCCTACTGTGAAAGGATTTATAAAAGTTAGAGGCGTTTTAATCAAAAGACGAaccaaaatataatatcactttaatatatatacatagAGCATCTAAACGGGTTACTTCTTCCTTTCACGTCAGTTTTGTTCCTACTTGCTCCCTGTTCGAAATCAAAAACTCAGAGCTTCTGTCTGTAAGCTATGATGTATAAAAATGGAGTGCGGCAAAATCATTATACCTTCCAAAAATGGACGGGGTGAGAGGGATTCGCAGTAAGGAGTAAgtcaacaaaaagaatcataaaggataaaggaaaataatTAGAGAATAGCGACGTGGAAACTGATTTATCCGAGCGTTTAAAATATTCAGAACATGACccaaacaaataaattgGTTTCAATCAAGATAACAATCATAATATTTACATCAGAAACATTTCTGTAGTCCTTATCCCTCAAAACCTTCGATGGAAAAGTTCCCAGAAGGAACGGCGTGAACTAAACTCAAGATAGCCTCAGCTGCCTTACACTCCTCCcttgaaagagaaaatggTACTAAAGAATGGTCCTTTATATGATTCTCGATATATAGAGTTGAGGGAAGCGAACGATTGAATGCAAATCCACCTTGTTCGCCTTCATGCAAAAAGGCCATATGGCTGTTAAGTATGGTAGCTAGACCTCCATTCAAACTTAtagg contains:
- the clr3 gene encoding histone deacetylase (class II) Clr3, translating into MVMEKKLADDGPTTVTPWSVLLKKENDVSNQETLISSEDAASLEAIKKSGLCYDPRMRFHATLNEVDDHPEDPRRVLRVFEAIRKAGYVSNTPSPADAFLRLPSREATLEELLRVHTPEMYEKITKTELMSREDLANLEKISDSLYFNNESAFCARLACGSAIETCAAVVTGKVKNAFAVVRPPGHHAEPHKPGGFCLFNNVSVAARSMLQRFPDKVKRILIIDWDVHHGNGTQMAFYDDPNVLYISIHRYEQGRFYPGTVYGCAENCGEGAGLGRSVNIPWPCSGMGDGDYVFAFQRVVMPIAYEFNPDLVIISSGFDAAAGDHIGQCLVTPPAYAHMTQMLMGLADGKVFASLEGGYSLDAISVSALAVAQSLIGIPPSRLHTVYASQHAVQTVDKVTEIQSQFWRCMRPKYIPANPDNAHVSRLHDIIRSYQAKKLFEDWKITNLPILRDSLSETFANQALCSNDFFQKDVLVILIHEAPLVLGDGRKDSNALKPSDSYLVDPASLYIEWAMQQNFGLIDVNIPEVVTGENKPYDMLEETKKLCTYIWDNYIELASAKNIFFIASGKAAEGVMNLIASRNVTKTVRCIVNFFGSEPLTGLKTASEDDLPSWYFRHSLIFVHSSDECWKKPKKNKRRYGRLIQSEHHSGTSMLEHHYRAVTQYFSHLLKKNGAS